ACATGTCTGATGTCTAGGATAACACGAAATTCACTGTTTTGATGGAATTTTGAGTAGAATGATATGGTTTGTAGGTGTTATATTGCAGCCTTTGGTTAAAAGTGTTGCATTGCGGCCTTCCTTCAGTTTGAAGGAGTGATCGAAATATTAGTCAGTGATGTACCGCATGTTGTAGTTCGTGTTCTTCATAGTCACCCACCTTTAACTCTGTTGTGCAAGATACCACTCTATTTTATACCATACATGATGTTTGAACTTGTGTTAAATGCGGTTATTGGTGTGGAAATGATCAAGAATAATATTTGCATATGTAAACATGTGCACATTAATATTGGTTGAAATTTCATACAAGAGTCTCAATGAGATACATGTAATTCTCTCTAACATGTACATATAAAGGTCATCTTTTTGTAAGGTTGTTTTTTGATGATCAGTCTAATCTATACATATTAACAGACAATGGAGTTTGCACCTAACTGTGTGGACTGTTGTTGCTGTTGGCATCTCATTTTGTTCTAACCTTTCCTATGTTTTGCACTATATAGGGCAAGAAGAGGAAAGATACTATTTGCATTGTCCTTGCGGATGAAACCTGTGAGGAGCCCAAGATTAGGATGAACAAGGTTGTCAGGAAGAACCTGAGGGTGCGACTTGGTGATGTTGTTTCTGTCCACCAGTGCCAGGATGTGAAATACGGGAAACGTGTGCACATTCTTCCGATTGATGATACAGTTGAAGGCATTACCGGGAACCTGTTTGATGCCTTCCTGAAGCGTGAGTTCATAACCTTAGAATCTTTGTTTATCTGCTTTTCTCAGAACATTTTTTCATTATGATGTGAATGTGAAACAGCAGATCATACATAGCATTGTACTAATTCAACCCTCTTCTGAAAATGCGCAGCATACTTCTTAGAAGCATACCGCCCAGTGAGGAAAGGAGATCTCTTCCTTGTCAGGGGTGGAATGAGAAGTGTGGAATTCAAAGTCATAGAGACTGACCCTACTGAGTATTGCATCGTTGCACCAGATACAGAAATATTCTGTGATGGGGAGCCTATTAagagggaagatgaggaaaggCTTGATGAGGTTGGATATGATGATGTTGGTGGAGTTAGAAAACAGATGGCTCAAATCAGAGAGCTTGTTGAGCTTCCACTGCGTCATCCCCAACTTTTCAAATCCATTGGTGTGAAGCCACCAAAGGGCATATTGCTGTATGGACCACCTGGTTCTGGAAAAACCCTCATTGCTCGTGCTGTTGCAAATGAGACTGgagcctttttctttttgattaaTGGACCTGAGATTATGTCAAAGCTAGCTGGAGAGAGTGAGAGCAATCTCAGGAAGGCATTTGAAGAAGCAGAGAAGAATGCACCATCTATCATTTTCATTGATGAGATTGATTCCATTGCTCCCAAGAGAGAGAAGACCAATGGAGAAGTGGAACGTCGTATTGTTTCACAGCTGTTGACTCTTATGGATGGACTCAAAGCTCGTTCTCATGTTATTGTTATGGGTGCTACAAACCGCCCCAACAGCATTGATCCTGCTCTTCGGAGGTTTGGAAGGTTTGACCGTGAGATTGACATTGGTGTCCCTGATGAGGTTGGGCGGCTTGAGGTTCTTCGTATTCACACTAAGAACATGAAGCTAGCTGAAGATGTAAGTGTGTTCAATCATGATTCCTTGTTTCTGGTGTTATTTTATTCATAATTTCTTTCTCTTGAAGTTCTCGTCACTTACATATCACTTTTCTTAATGAACAGGTTGATTTGGAACTCATTGCGAAGGATACTCATGGATATGTTGGTGCTGATCTTGCTGCCCTTTGCACTGAGGCTGCTCTTCAGTGCATTCGTGAGAAGATGGATATCATAGATCTTGAGGACGAGACAATAGATGCTGAGATATTGAACTCGATGGCTGTCACAAATGACCATTTCAAAACCGCACTTGGTACAAGCAACCCATCTGCTCTTCGTGAAACTGTGAGTTTCTTCAGGAGTACTGTTATACTTATTTGCTCGCATATTTGGCTTCTTTCTGTTTAGAGGTACTAAAGTTTCTTTGTCTTCAGGTTGTTGAAGTTCCTAATGTCTCATGGGAGGACATTGGTGGGCTGGAGAATGTCAAGAGGGAGCTGCAGGAGGTAAACATGcttgtttattttatatatgctatatatatatgctgcttCTGGCTTGCACTATACAGCCTATTTATGTACTTGAATTCCTGCAGACTGTCCAATATCCAGTGGAGCACCCAGAGAAGTTCGAGAAGTTTGGAATGTCTCCATCCAAAGGAGTTCTGTTCTATGGCCCTCCTGGCTGTGGTAAGACCTTGTTGGCCAAGGCAATTGCCAATGAGTGCCAGGCAAACTTCATCAGTGTGAAGGGGCCAGAGTTGCTCACCATGTGGTTTGGAGAGAGTGAAGCTAATGTTCGTGAGATATTTGACAAGGCCCGCCAGTCTGCACCATGTGTGCTCTTCTTCGACGAGCTTGACTCAATTGCTACTCAGGTCTACTTGCCTTCCCCACATCCACTCCTGTTTATTTTTACCATATATTCCGTTACTTGAAGATTTCCTTGCCCTGTTGCAGAGAGGAAGCAGTGTGGGTGATGCTGGAGGTGCAGCTGATAGGGTGCTGAATCAGCTGTTGACAGAGATGGATGGCATGAATGCCAAGAAGACTGTTTTCATTATTGGGGCTACAAACAGGCCTGACATCATAGATCCGGCCTTGCTTAGGCCAGGGCGTCTCGATCAGCTGATCTACATTCCACTGCCTGATGAGCAATCTAGGCTCCAAATTTTCAAAGCTTGCCTCAGGAAGTCCCCTGTGGCGAAGGATGTGGACTTGAACGCTCTTGCCAAGTACACCCAAGGCTTCAGTGGTGCAGATATTACAGAAATCTGTCAGCGTGCATGCAAATATGCGATTAGAGAGAACATCGAGAAGGTATTTTCATCTAACCTTGCAAATAGCACAATTTTTATTCATGTGCAGCTCATCCGTATTACAACAAACTAGATGTAAGGACGTTTCTGGCTTTCAGTATTACACGAGGCTATGTTATGTTCTATGTTCATGACTACTTATGTTTAAGATCTGCCACTCCTAGAATTGCAGTTGTCTATATGAGATTATGCCCATGTTCCctttgtattatatatatatatatatacttatatatagttGGGCCTGATTTGTTACAATTTTATCTGTGTAAGCACTCTTATTCAGAATGCATTGATTGATATGGTAGAAATCTTTTATGCAGTTaataattcttttcttatcgTGTTTGTTTCAGGACATTGAGAGGGAAAGGCGGAGTAAGGAGAACCCTGAAGCGATGGAGGAAGACGAAGTCGACGACATTGCTGAGATCAAGGCAGCCCACTTCGAGGAGTCGATGAAGTACGCGCGCCGCAGTGTCAGCGATGCCGACATCCGCAAGTACCAGGCGTTCGCCCAGACGTTGCAGCAGTCTCGCGGGTTTGGCAGTGAGTTCCGTTTCGAGCGGACAGAAGCTGGTGCTGGAGCTGCGGCTGATCCTTTTGCgtctgctgccgccgtcgctgaTGATGACGATTTATATAGTTAGGTTGCCTGTTGTGTCCTTCGTTAGCTCGCCCTCCGAGTTTGTGTTCAATATTGGTTCCATCTGCCATGCCTTTGTGTTGAAACTAATCGTACTTGAAACACGGCAAAGccctctggttatatttattTTCAGTGCAATAGGGTGCTGCTTGGCTGAGGACGATGCCCTCGGCCTAAGCCGTTGCCCTCCTGTGGCTGGCTACTGGACGATGACAATTTCTGAATTTCCCAACAATATACAGCTATTTTTTTATACTTCTCAACTATGCTACAGTTTGTTTTGGCGAGAGCAAGATTGCTCTTCAAAATTTACCAGTTGGGCACAAAATCAAATTACGGCAGCGCGTTTATTTCAGTTCTTATATGATATTAAGAACAAAATATAAGGAGGACCGAttgtagcaattttttttaaaaaaaattactttggGCCAACCTTAGGATCAAGCCTATATTTTCCCTTATCACTTTGAACTGGGGGTTTACAAacctataatataataaataggATTACATTACCACATGAAATTCAAAGATAAATAGATTTCATCACTATGAACATTCAAATATCAAATTTCACCACTTGGAAAAAATAGATTTCAAGGCATAAGTGCAAAGAATTGTGAAATTTTGGTTAACTAGTAATATACACATGCTAACATAGCGGTGATAGATGTGATAGACAGCAAAATTCACATTAAGAATCAAACAGCTTCATGGTGTAATGAAAATAATGCTGACTTAAGATAAAAGTGGCCCAAAGTGAGTTGTATTCTCAAGTAATTTTGCGTTAATTTACCAGGTTCATCCAACATGTCTATGAGTGCCCCACGGcaaatttttgaaaagaaaaaacaaacatggaaaaatttggaaaaaacgaaaacaaacaaacaagggAGAAATTTTGTTCGTCGACCACGAACAAATAGGAGAGGAAAATGTTCGTCGACCTAACACAAACAAATAGGagaatttattattttgaatCCAAAATAGGAGAAAAAATTGTTTGTTTTGAATCCAAAACGTCAAACTAACACACACAAATAGGAATCTAGGACCTTATCAATTgccaattaaaaaataattcatacataaaacttttacatgtatgtttatatatatatatatatatatatatatatatatatgttcttagcaactattaaaaaaaactacattgAAATGCATCAAAAATCaactttcaaaataaaatttaaaatttggtagTGGTTTATAAGCTAATAGGCCCAAAATAGGCCTTTATTCTTTTGAGTCCAAAATAGGAGAGattcttaggccctgtttagttacaGGGGTGAAaggttttggcgtgtcacatcagatatacggacacacatttgaagtattaaacgtagactaataacaaaacagaCTACATATTCTACCTATAAActatgagacgaatttattaaacctaattaatccgtcattagcaaaatgtttactgtagtaccacattgttaaatcatggagcaattagacttaaaagattcgtctcccAGTTTACACgcaatttatgtaattagtttttttctatatttaatactcaatgcATATGCCCAAATATTCAACCTGAtatggtgaaaagtttttgcgtggaAACTAAACATGCCTTTAATTtggtgggaaaaaaatttgaaaataattttttactGCCTTTGGCTTTAAACCAACTACTGTAGTCTTCCAGCTTCCAGTGATCTTTGAATGCACAGCGAGCAAATCCCGCTcgccggatgccgccgccgccgcctcactctcctcccctcccgccgcacctcctccgccacctcgacGGCCGCGCGCTCTCCACCCCCCTCCTCGACCCGCTCATCCgcgcggcctccgcctccgcctccgcgccgcaccacgccttctccctcttcctcctcctgctccgctCCGCGCTGCGCCCTTCCCACCTCACCTTCCCCttcctcgcccgcgccgccgcgcgcctcgcctccccgcgcctcgcgcgcgcggtccacgcGCAGCCGCTCCGCAGGGGGCTCCTCCCCCAAGACCTCCACGTCTCCAACTCCCTCGTCCACATGTACGCCGCCTGCGCGCTCCCGGGACTCGCCCGCCGCCTGTTCGACGAAATCCCCCGCCCGAACCACGTCTCCTGGAACGCCCTCCTCGACGGCTACGCCAAGTGCCGCGAcctccccgccgcgcgccgggtGTTCGCGCGGATGCCCCAGCGGGACGTGGTGTCGTGGAGCGCCATGATCGACGGGTGCGTCAAGTGCGGGGAGCACCGGGAGGCTCTTGCGGTGTTCGAGATGATGGAGGCCACCGCGGCGCGCCATGATGGGGTCAGGGCGAACGATGTCACCATGGTCAGCGTGCTGGGGGCTTGCGCGCACCTGGGGGACCTTGTGCGGGGGAGGAAGATGCATCGGTACCTGGAGGAGCACGGGTTCCCGCTGAACATCCGGCTTGCGACCTCCCTTGTTGACATGTACGCGAAATGTGGGGCAATCGTTGAGGCGCTTGAGGTTTTCCATGCCGTGCCGGTGGAGAGTACTGATGTTCTGATATGGAACGCTGTGATTGGCGGGCTGGCGGTGCATGGGATGAGCAGGGAGTCACTGCAGATGTTCCAGAAGATGGAGCATGCTGGGGTTGTGCCGGATGAGATCACGTACCTTTGTCTGTTAAGTGCTTGCGTCCATGGTGGTTTGGTGGATGAGGCTTGGAGGTTCTTTCGCTCGCTTGAAGCTCAACGGTTGAGACCACATGTTGAGCACTATGCTTGCCTGGTAGATGTGCTTGGTCGGGCAGGCCGCTTGGAGGAAGCATATGGTGTTGTTAAGAGTATGCCAATGAAGCCGAGTGTTTCTGTACTTGGTGCTCTCTTGAATGCCTGTCATATCCATGGATGGGTGGAGCTGGGGGAGGCAGTCGGCAGGCAGCTTGTCCATTTGCAGCCAGACCACGATGGCCGGTACATTGGTCTGTCGAATATCTACGCTGTTGCTAGGCGGTGGCAAGAGGCAAAAAAAGCGAGAAAGGTGATGGAGGAGAGAGGCGTGAAAAAGGTTCCTGGATTTAGTGAGATTGATGTTGGCAGAGGGCTCTGCAGATTCATTGCCCAAGATAAGACTCACCCGGGCTCAGCAGAGATTTATGCCTTGCTGAAACTTATTGCAATGGATATGAAAATGAAGGATGATGCCACTGTTCCAGATTATACCTGTATGTACTGCTAATAAGATGGTTGCACCTGTAGATTTCTCTCTACAAAAATTCAGAGATGCAATTTGAATAGTGCAAGAGTATTTGTAGCTCTCAGTTCTGGCTGCATACACTGAATTTATGTTGTTTTGAGGAAGTTAACTAACAGGTATTGCCTAGTCATGAGCAAATATAGAAAGGCAGatagtttgattttgaaaataaatgcatgttcAACATGTTTGCTGATGAAAACAGGGATATAGAACTAGAagtatgggggggggggggggggtgtgaaTTGTGAAAATACTCTGGTATGTTTCCGAGCTGccttttattatcatctaatcAAGGCATTCAAACAACATAAACAATCTCAACGACTGCATGTCTGTTGCTGTTACAACATGTAGAAGTATAAAGCATCTCGATGAGCTTTCTTCTAGAATATTTTAACTTATGGCTTCAACTTCAACTTATATGGACTATTTGATCGTCAGACAGGACAAATGGATAGACAAATGGATATTTCAAGTTTGTGGAGTTGCGGACTATTAGCAGAAGATGGGCCTAAACTATAAGAACCATACCAGAGATCTGATATGTCACTCATACAATACAAATATAGTTGGATCCTGGATCCTCTGATTGTTTGCACGATGCTAAGGTGAAACTGCACTCTGATTACTCCTGTTTCCATTGTGCAACTTGATTTTTCCAGTGCTAATAAAATTGAGTTTTCTTTAGTACTTAACATTAGGGGCAATTGTATTCTTACCATGTTTGTTAGAATTGTGATTTGTGTCATCCTAATAAAGTAACTTCCAAAGAAtgtcaagtgatatttgactaaaaaaaacaatgtccGCTTATAGAAAATGGTACGCAGAGCAATTAGGAAACATGGCCAGTGCATCCTTTACATTctctttctgtttcttttattttagacAGATCTTTCCTCTTATTATCAAACTAACATATTCAAAGATATAATCCATTGGCAAACTCTGCTCCTCCATTGTTTTactatgaaagaaaaaaaaaaaactttgcatgACCGCATGTATACAAAATCAATAAAATCTCAAGAGTTGTACCAAATGGTAAACCTAGTGAAGTGGAACTAATGAGCTTCAGACATTGCCTGAAAATTCTTATTTGCTGTATAAATACAGCTCAGAGTCATTCAGCAAAACAAAGTTAAACTGTACAGTGATATTTCTACTCCAAAAAGGACTACTTGAGCTTTGATTTTTCTAGCTCTGGTAAAAAACATGGAGCCTCCAACCGTATAGAGAAGACCACCTGCGTGTGATCCACAACATTCAGACCTACCCATTATTTAGTAAATCCTTGCTGTTTTCTCTGCTAGCTAAGAAAGTTAGAGCCATGCAGGAATATCTCCCATGTCATTGTGTTCTGACAAGTTTGGGTCTCCATCTCTGCCATGTAAACCATCTCTGATCCCCTCCAGCTTTAATATCAGCGAATCTTCTCTTCAGGTCAAGCCCTTTTCGTTTCTTCTCATCACGCGTCAGCTCTCTTGACTTGCTGATCAGGGGATGCTCCGGCGTTCCGAGGTCAGTGCTATCGACGATCTTCTGCACCATCTCCAGCACCTCGCTCATCTTTGGCCGGTGCCTGGCGTGGCGCACGAGGCACTTGTTTGCCACCGAGGCGAGCTTGGCCGCCGACTTCAAGCTGTAGCTCCCTTCAAGCCTTGGATCCATTATGATTTCAAGCTTCTTTGAGTCAGTGGAGTAGGGCTTCACCCACTCTATGAGGTTCTGTTCGCCTCTCGGCCTGTTCCTGTCCAGAGGTCGCCGACCGGTAAGGAGCTCGTAGAGCACCACGCCGTAGCTCCATATGTCGTTCTTGCTGCTGAGGCGCCCTGTGTGGATGTACTCTGGAGCTGCATACCCAATAGTCCCCACCACCTGTTAAAAGAAGATTTCCAGAAGAGACATTAGCAAACCTACCTAGCTGTTCAAACTATGAAGACATTGCTAGTGGATTGCAGAATGTTAGAAAAACGTGTGATCATCACTGATCAAATGTTTGGAATTGGAGAACAGCCAGAAAGCTACTAAGTTGATGTTAACCAATCAGCAAAAAAAGGCACCTGCCTTTTCTGACCGGTCCTTGTGCACTACTAGCACACAGACTAACCGAAAGTGCCTATCCATGTCCTGTGTTGGGTTGGTTTTTTCCTATCATGTGTTGTGtcaatttgttgtttttgcGGGCCACTAACTGGTTGATCAGATCAAGATGACAAAATGGTTCTATGTTGGAACAGTAACAGGCTAACAGCCATTGTGTTTGCTGCTTGTCTTCAGGAAAGGAAGAACTACACCCAAGGTGTTCTACCACGGATTGTCTACCGAGCAACATCGAATGTTTAACCTCTGAAATCAGTCATATCATTCAAAATGCCTGCATTTTGCAGTTGAGAACAGGTGCCCTAAGGAACTCTAAATGCTGGGCAAAAAAATGATAGGTTTTCTTGTCACGTACCGCAGTGGAGACATGGCTGCCATCCTGAGATACCAGTCTAGCCAATCCGAAGTCTGACAGCTTCGCGTTCCAGTTCTCGTCGATCAGAATGTTGGAAGGCTTCAGATCACGAAATATTATCTGGAAGATCATCGCATCGCATCAATGCAGGTGATGTCAGGCCAGCCAGTAATTAATCAAACAAGTGAGGCAGAGCAATCAGGGcaatttctgaatttctgatactGCACCTTGATTTCAGATTCTTCATGGAGATACTTCAAGCCGCGCGCGGTGTCGAGCGCCACCCTGAGCCGCAT
The sequence above is drawn from the Oryza glaberrima chromosome 10, OglaRS2, whole genome shotgun sequence genome and encodes:
- the LOC127752723 gene encoding pentatricopeptide repeat-containing protein At5g08305-like isoform X2 — translated: MPPPPPHSPPLPPHLLRHLDGRALSTPLLDPLIRAASASASAPHHAFSLFLLLLRSALRPSHLTFPFLARAAARLASPRLARAVHAQPLRRGLLPQDLHVSNSLVHMYAACALPGLARRLFDEIPRPNHVSWNALLDGYAKCRDLPAARRVFARMPQRDVVSWSAMIDGCVKCGEHREALAVFEMMEATAARHDGVRANDVTMVSVLGACAHLGDLVRGRKMHRYLEEHGFPLNIRLATSLVDMYAKCGAIVEALEVFHAVPVESTDVLIWNAVIGGLAVHGMSRESLQMFQKMEHAGVVPDEITYLCLLSACVHGGLVDEAWRFFRSLEAQRLRPHVEHYACLVDVLGRAGRLEEAYGVVKSMPMKPSVSVLGALLNACHIHGWVELGEAVGRQLVHLQPDHDGRYIGLSNIYAVARRWQEAKKARKVMEERGVKKVPGFSEIDVGRGLCRFIAQDKTHPGSAEIYALLKLIAMDMKMKDDATVPDYTCMYC
- the LOC127752723 gene encoding pentatricopeptide repeat-containing protein At5g08305-like isoform X1, with product MPPPPPHSPPLPPHLLRHLDGRALSTPLLDPLIRAASASASAPHHAFSLFLLLLRSALRPSHLTFPFLARAAARLASPRLARAVHAQPLRRGLLPQDLHVSNSLVHMYAACALPGLARRLFDEIPRPNHVSWNALLDGYAKCRDLPAARRVFARMPQRDVVSWSAMIDGCVKCGEHREALAVFEMMEATAARHDGVRANDVTMVSVLGACAHLGDLVRGRKMHRYLEEHGFPLNIRLATSLVDMYAKCGAIVEALEVFHAVPVESTDVLIWNAVIGGLAVHGMSRESLQMFQKMEHAGVVPDEITYLCLLSACVHGGLVDEAWRFFRSLEAQRLRPHVEHYACLVDVLGRAGRLEEAYGVVKSMPMKPSVSVLGALLNACHIHGWVELGEAVGRQLVHLQPDHDGRYIGLSNIYAVARRWQEAKKARKVMEERGVKKVPGFSEIDVGRGLCRFIAQDKTHPGSAEIYALLKLIAMDMKMKDDATVPDYTYRTNG
- the LOC127752724 gene encoding serine/threonine-protein kinase PCRK1-like, whose translation is MPHRAGEASSSSPGTMSKAMQCFGFAGWEREERRGRSSAVAAVAATTRSLSARSNSSTSTDRDARRSGSECSLNVSSEISAESFGRYRQLSLPQRASNNLRIFTFQELKSATRGFSRSLVLGEGGFGCVYRGTIRSVLEPRRSVEVAIKQLGRKGLQGHKEWVTEVNVLGVVDHPNLVKLIGYCAEDDERGMQLLLVYEFMPNGSLADHLSSRSPRPASWAMRLRVALDTARGLKYLHEESEIKIIFRDLKPSNILIDENWNAKLSDFGLARLVSQDGSHVSTAVVGTIGYAAPEYIHTGRLSSKNDIWSYGVVLYELLTGRRPLDRNRPRGEQNLIEWVKPYSTDSKKLEIIMDPRLEGSYSLKSAAKLASVANKCLVRHARHRPKMSEVLEMVQKIVDSTDLGTPEHPLISKSRELTRDEKKRKGLDLKRRFADIKAGGDQRWFTWQRWRPKLVRTQ
- the LOC127786405 gene encoding cell division control protein 48 homolog E is translated as MASQGEPSSSADPKGKKDYSTAILERKKSPNRLVVDEATNDDNSVVALHPDTMERLQLFRGDTVLLKGKKRKDTICIVLADETCEEPKIRMNKVVRKNLRVRLGDVVSVHQCQDVKYGKRVHILPIDDTVEGITGNLFDAFLKPYFLEAYRPVRKGDLFLVRGGMRSVEFKVIETDPTEYCIVAPDTEIFCDGEPIKREDEERLDEVGYDDVGGVRKQMAQIRELVELPLRHPQLFKSIGVKPPKGILLYGPPGSGKTLIARAVANETGAFFFLINGPEIMSKLAGESESNLRKAFEEAEKNAPSIIFIDEIDSIAPKREKTNGEVERRIVSQLLTLMDGLKARSHVIVMGATNRPNSIDPALRRFGRFDREIDIGVPDEVGRLEVLRIHTKNMKLAEDVDLELIAKDTHGYVGADLAALCTEAALQCIREKMDIIDLEDETIDAEILNSMAVTNDHFKTALGTSNPSALRETVVEVPNVSWEDIGGLENVKRELQETVQYPVEHPEKFEKFGMSPSKGVLFYGPPGCGKTLLAKAIANECQANFISVKGPELLTMWFGESEANVREIFDKARQSAPCVLFFDELDSIATQRGSSVGDAGGAADRVLNQLLTEMDGMNAKKTVFIIGATNRPDIIDPALLRPGRLDQLIYIPLPDEQSRLQIFKACLRKSPVAKDVDLNALAKYTQGFSGADITEICQRACKYAIRENIEKDIERERRSKENPEAMEEDEVDDIAEIKAAHFEESMKYARRSVSDADIRKYQAFAQTLQQSRGFGSEFRFERTEAGAGAAADPFASAAAVADDDDLYS